Proteins encoded together in one Streptomyces sp. NA04227 window:
- a CDS encoding sensor histidine kinase — MTARTLTTTRSGEADGQDRPPQPRFAFDAFTWKEIAHLLLNLPTALIGFVYAVTVLSTGAFLTVTLIGLPLLALGLLGARQLGKAERARARKLLGLRIDEPSPLPRRDQEFLTRLWAQLKDTVAWRTMLYEFIRLPWGVLTFALVLVSLFVLWPVLPFLARGLSNVDRMLIRGLLSPSDELERRIAELESDRGVVVDTAAADLRRIERDLHDGAQARLVNLAMGLGLAKEKLLEDPDGAAQMVDEAHGEVKLALQELRDLARGIHPAVLTDRGLDAALSSVASRCTVPVTVTASLPSRPVAAIEGIAYFTVSELLQNISKHSGASAATVDVWRSEDRLLIQVSDNGRGGANLDGGTGMAGLADRLGAVDGLFVIDSPEGGPTTVTAELPWRDRVEEPTRDDVRRG, encoded by the coding sequence ATGACCGCACGCACGCTCACCACGACACGGAGCGGCGAGGCGGACGGCCAGGACCGTCCGCCGCAGCCACGCTTCGCCTTCGACGCCTTCACCTGGAAGGAGATCGCGCATCTCCTGCTGAACCTGCCGACGGCGCTGATCGGGTTCGTGTACGCGGTGACGGTGCTGTCCACCGGCGCGTTCCTGACGGTGACCCTGATCGGTCTGCCGCTGCTGGCGCTCGGCCTGCTCGGGGCCCGGCAGCTCGGCAAGGCGGAGCGGGCGCGGGCGCGGAAGCTGCTCGGGCTGCGGATCGACGAGCCGAGCCCGCTGCCGCGCCGTGACCAGGAGTTCCTGACCCGCCTGTGGGCCCAGCTCAAGGACACGGTGGCCTGGCGGACGATGCTGTACGAGTTCATCCGGCTGCCGTGGGGTGTGCTGACGTTCGCCCTCGTACTCGTCTCGCTGTTCGTGCTGTGGCCGGTGCTGCCGTTCCTGGCGCGCGGGCTCAGCAACGTCGACCGGATGCTCATCCGGGGACTGCTCTCGCCCTCGGACGAGTTGGAGCGGCGGATCGCCGAACTGGAGTCGGACCGGGGTGTGGTCGTGGACACCGCGGCCGCCGATCTGCGCCGTATCGAACGCGATCTGCACGACGGCGCCCAGGCCCGCCTGGTGAATCTGGCCATGGGCCTCGGCCTGGCCAAGGAGAAGCTTCTGGAGGACCCCGACGGGGCGGCCCAGATGGTGGACGAGGCGCACGGCGAGGTGAAGCTCGCCCTTCAGGAGCTGCGCGATCTGGCCCGCGGCATCCACCCGGCCGTCCTCACCGACCGGGGCCTGGACGCCGCGCTGTCCTCGGTGGCCTCGCGCTGCACCGTGCCGGTGACGGTCACGGCCTCGCTGCCGAGCCGTCCGGTGGCGGCGATCGAGGGCATCGCGTACTTCACGGTCTCCGAACTGCTGCAGAACATCAGCAAGCACAGCGGCGCGAGCGCGGCGACGGTGGATGTGTGGCGGTCCGAGGACCGGCTGCTCATCCAGGTCTCGGACAACGGCCGGGGCGGGGCGAATCTGGACGGCGGTACGGGCATGGCCGGTCTCGCCGACCGGCTCGGGGCGGTGGACGGTCTGTTCGTCATCGACTCCCCCGAGGGCGGGCCGACCACCGTCACGGCCGAACTGCCGTGGCGGGACCGCGTCGAGGAGCCCACGCGGGACGACGTCCGGCGGGGGTAG
- a CDS encoding NADH-quinone oxidoreductase subunit A, producing the protein MQEPTVLAAGYFASYSTVGLLALVGVLFVAVAFGANRLLRPMVPTPEKLLTYECGVDPVGEGWAHTQVRYYVYAFLYVIFAVDSIFLFPWATVFAAPAFGAATLVEMFVFLGFLAIGLLYAWKKGVLSWM; encoded by the coding sequence GTGCAGGAACCGACCGTTCTCGCCGCAGGCTATTTCGCGTCGTATTCGACCGTCGGGCTGCTCGCCCTGGTCGGCGTGCTGTTCGTGGCCGTCGCCTTCGGCGCGAACCGGCTGCTGCGGCCGATGGTGCCGACCCCCGAGAAGCTGCTCACCTACGAGTGCGGCGTCGACCCGGTCGGCGAGGGCTGGGCGCACACCCAGGTCCGCTACTACGTGTACGCCTTCCTCTACGTGATCTTCGCCGTCGACTCGATCTTCCTGTTCCCCTGGGCGACGGTCTTCGCCGCGCCCGCCTTCGGCGCCGCCACCCTGGTCGAGATGTTCGTCTTCCTCGGCTTCCTCGCCATAGGGCTGCTCTACGCCTGGAAGAAGGGAGTCCTCTCATGGATGTGA